A genomic region of Magnolia sinica isolate HGM2019 chromosome 6, MsV1, whole genome shotgun sequence contains the following coding sequences:
- the LOC131248958 gene encoding pathogenesis-related protein PR-4-like: protein MDSLKLCQALLLCIVAAAQAQSASNVRATYHLYNPSQIGWDLIRIPAYCATWDANKPLEWRRKYGWTAFCGPVGPRGQASCGRCLLLRSFVTNTRTGAKVTARIVDQCSNGGLDLDKAVFDQIDTDRNGYNQGYMIVNYQFVSC, encoded by the exons ATGGATTCCCTAAAGCTTTGCCAGGCACTTTTACTGTGCATTGTAGCAGCGGCCCAGGCGCAGAGCGCATCTAACGTGCGCGCGACGTATCATCTCTACAATCCGTCGCAGATCGGGTGGGACTTAATCAGGATCCCTGCTTACTGCGCCACGTGGGACGCGAACAAGCCCCTCGAGTGGCGCCGCAAGTACGGGTGGACAGCCTTCTGCGGGCCTGTGGGCCCCAGGGGCCAGGCCTCCTGCGGACGATGCCTGCTGCTAAGATCATTT GTAACGAACACAAGGACCGGTGCAAAGGTGACAGCTAGGATTGTGGACCAATGTAGCAACGGAGGGCTGGATTTAGATAAGGCCGTCTTCGATCAGATCGACACCGATAGGAATGGTTATAATCAAGGCTACATGATCGTCAACTACCAGTTCGTTAGCTGTTAA